A single region of the Lates calcarifer isolate ASB-BC8 linkage group LG3, TLL_Latcal_v3, whole genome shotgun sequence genome encodes:
- the txnl4a gene encoding thioredoxin-like protein 4A has translation MSYMLPHLHNGWQVDQAILSEEDRVLVIRFGHDWDPTCMKMDEVLYSIAEKVKNFAVIYLVDITEVPDFNKMYELYDPCTVMFFFRNKHIMIDLGTGNNNKINWTMEDKQEMIDIIETVYRGARKGRGLVVSPKDYSTKYRY, from the exons ATGTCGTACATGCTCCCACATCTCCATAATGGCTGGCAGGTCGACCAAGCCATCCTGTCTGAGGAGGACCGAGTCCTCGTGATCCGCTTCGGACATGATTGGGACCCGACATGCATGAAAATGGACGAGGTCCTGTACAGCATCGCTGAGAAG GTAAAGAATTTTGCTGTCATTTACCTGGTGGACATCACAGAAGTGCCTGACTTCAACAAGATGTATGAGTTGTATGACCCCTGCACTGTCATGTTCTTTTTCAG GAACAAACACATCATGATTGATTTGGGTACCGGTAACAACAACAAGATCAACTGGACAATGGAGGACAAGCAGGAGATGATAGACATTATTGAGACAGTGTACAGAGGAGCAAGAAAAGGACGAGGTCTGGTGGTGTCTCCGAAGGATTATTCTACAAAATACagatattga